One Novosphingobium sp. G106 DNA segment encodes these proteins:
- a CDS encoding tetratricopeptide repeat protein: MLSNSNEVTVARNHLHGALKLQADGNFAEAEARYRLVIELGYRVVDVLPILAGIIAQRGALDEAIAQWNALLAIVADHPIALHEKSLLLERLGRSDEAVACLERACRSDPENAIAANNYAVMLAREGRSLEALGEWRRALALQPDNVELRHQMRRMCAEQVPFWHIPMMNDRRRNDAFEAAIKAAIASVGPDATVLDIGTGSGLLSMMAARAGAGSVVACEAVPIIADMARRIVAQNGYADQIRIFGKLSTGLAVGAELDAPADILVSEILSSDLLTENVLDTFEDAHARLLKDDAVVIPRAASAIGCLVESNVLNDYVFVDQVSGFDLSSFGDFAAMKLPIHGTMTDWRRLSADIELVRVDLTRKRHESDLQHISVPVLEDGVATGIVQWMHIDLAEGIAFDNHPDGYSDGGWLQILHHFPKPIQVRAGEVLDLAVGHDRVTLIVQPVDMASAAAVAEAA, from the coding sequence CTGAAGCTTCAGGCCGACGGAAATTTCGCAGAGGCCGAGGCGCGTTATCGACTGGTGATCGAGCTCGGCTATCGCGTGGTCGACGTCCTGCCCATTCTTGCCGGGATCATCGCTCAACGCGGCGCGCTGGACGAAGCCATTGCGCAATGGAACGCCTTGCTGGCGATCGTTGCCGATCATCCGATTGCGCTGCACGAGAAAAGCCTGCTCCTCGAACGCCTGGGCCGGTCGGACGAAGCGGTGGCCTGTCTCGAGAGAGCCTGTCGCTCAGACCCTGAAAACGCGATTGCGGCGAACAACTACGCTGTGATGCTCGCCCGCGAAGGCCGGTCGCTGGAAGCGCTCGGCGAATGGCGGCGCGCATTGGCTCTGCAGCCGGACAACGTGGAACTCCGTCACCAGATGCGCAGGATGTGCGCGGAGCAGGTGCCTTTCTGGCACATCCCGATGATGAACGACCGGCGGCGCAACGACGCTTTCGAGGCGGCAATCAAGGCGGCGATCGCCAGCGTCGGTCCGGACGCCACGGTCCTCGATATCGGCACCGGCAGCGGCCTGCTGTCGATGATGGCGGCGCGGGCCGGCGCCGGGTCGGTCGTGGCTTGCGAAGCCGTTCCGATCATCGCCGACATGGCGCGGCGGATCGTTGCCCAGAATGGCTACGCCGACCAGATCCGGATCTTCGGCAAACTGTCCACGGGTCTTGCGGTCGGTGCAGAACTCGATGCTCCGGCCGACATCCTGGTATCGGAAATCCTGTCGAGCGACCTGCTGACCGAGAACGTCCTCGACACCTTCGAGGATGCCCATGCACGCCTGCTCAAGGACGATGCCGTGGTCATCCCGCGTGCGGCGAGCGCAATCGGCTGCCTGGTCGAGAGCAACGTGCTCAACGATTATGTCTTCGTCGACCAGGTGTCGGGCTTCGATCTGTCGAGCTTCGGCGATTTCGCTGCGATGAAACTGCCGATCCACGGCACGATGACCGACTGGCGGCGCCTGTCCGCCGATATCGAACTGGTCCGCGTCGACCTGACCCGGAAGCGCCACGAGAGCGACCTGCAGCACATCAGCGTTCCCGTCCTCGAAGACGGCGTCGCGACCGGCATCGTCCAGTGGATGCACATCGACCTCGCCGAGGGCATTGCCTTCGATAATCACCCCGACGGCTATTCCGACGGCGGCTGGCTGCAGATACTCCACCATTTCCCCAAGCCGATCCAGGTCCGCGCGGGCGAGGTGCTCGATCTTGCGGTGGGCCACGATCGCGTCACGCTGATCGTGCAGCCGGTCGATATGGCTTCCGCTGCTGCCGTGGCGGAAGCGGCCTGA